Proteins from a genomic interval of Ptychodera flava strain L36383 chromosome 7, AS_Pfla_20210202, whole genome shotgun sequence:
- the LOC139137734 gene encoding type-1 angiotensin II receptor-associated protein-like, translating into MGCKVPLWPFILAHIWLSVTGFQARYGGASQWVTHSYAWMNFTIVALGCWTIGQKEMKENCIMLILSLILGFIFDIVFIALYYHGFNCSGQGRGCSEFIWSYIMAIINCICKIATLIFAIMEYKERGGNIPSVKASVSVG; encoded by the exons ATGGGATGTAAAGTTCCCCTTTGG CCTTTTATTCTGGCCCATATTTGGCTGTCTGTCAC GGGATTTCAGGCCAGATATGGAGGCGCTTCCCAATGGGTGACACATTCATATGCTTGGATGAACTTTACTATCGTTGCACTTGGATGTTGGACTATTGGTCAAAAAGAGATGAAAGAAAATTGTATCATG cTCATCCTGTCCTTGATTCTGGGTTTCATCTTCGATATCGTCTTCATAGCACTCTATTACCATGGCTTCAACTGTAGTGGACAGGGTAGAGGATGTAGTGAGTTCATCTGGAGTTACATCATGGCCATTATCAACTGCATCTGTAAGATCGCAACGCTAATTTTCGCCATCATGGAATACAAAGAACGCGGTGGAAACATTCCTAGCGTCAAGGCATCTGTCTCTGTCGGTTAA
- the LOC139137735 gene encoding type-1 angiotensin II receptor-associated protein-like — translation MASTYEQEVEAGHSADPLIPYVPRVPLPVIVLVHFTLTVFACQTMAGTMWISYSYAFTNFFVLAMGCWAIGQFQPPTACFMFLVSMLISIIIDLELIIVYYPRAEDIINGLYPSLSSELTFSLVMACFNIILKVPSSICIYNHLKLRGGIFIMGFLAEYGFVGSVPSGRQHNDPERGTQQPGDVTIEAPPANFGNPNYEG, via the exons ATGGCGTCGACATATGAACAAGAAGTGGAAGCCGGCCACAGCGCTGATCCTCTGATTCCGTACGTTCCACGGGTGCCCCTACCG GTCATCGTGTTGGTGCATTTTACGTTGACTGTGTT CGCATGTCAGACTATGGCTGGAACTATGTGGATCTCATATTCTTATGCATTCACAAATTTCTTTGTCCTGGCGATGGGATGTTGGGCTATCGGTCAATTTCAACCACCCACAGCTTGTTTTATG tTTCTGGTTTCTATGTTGATTAGTATAATAATCGATCTGGAGTTGATAATTGTCTACTACCCAAGAGCAGAGGACATCATTAACGGTCTCTATCCATCGTTGTCTTCAGAACTGACTTTTTCTTTGGTGATGGCTTGTTTCAACATCATTCTCAAGGTTCCCAGCTCTATTTGCATTTACAATCATCTCAAACTGCGCGGTGGCATATTCATCATGGGTTTTCTGGCGGAATATGGTTTCGTCGGCTCCGTACCGTCTGGAAGACAGCATAACGACCCCGAACGTGGTACGCAGCAACCTGGTGACGTCACGATAGAAGCGCCACCGGCCAACTTTGGCAATCCAAACTACGAAGGGTAG